In Nocardia yunnanensis, one DNA window encodes the following:
- a CDS encoding aspartate kinase translates to MSVIVQKYGGSSVATAERIRRVAERIVETKKQGHDVVVVCSAMGDTTDELLDLAQQVAPAAPAREMDMLLTSGERISNALVAMAIHSLGAEARSFTGSQAGVITTGTHGNAKIIDVAPGRVQQALGEGTIVLVAGFQGVSQDSKDVTTLGRGGSDTTAVALAAALNADVCEIYTDVDGVFSADPRIVSDAQKLDTVSYEEMLEMAACGSKVLMLRCVEYARRYNVPVHVRSSYTDKTGTMITGSMEDIPLEQAILTGVAHDRSEAKVTVVGIPDKPGYAAKVFRAVADAEINIDMVLQNISKVETGKTDITFTLPKLEGPRAVELLTKQQGDIGFSQVVYDDHIGKVSLVGAGMKSHPGVTATFCESLADAGINIDLISTSEIRISVLVKDTDLDEAVKVLHSAFDLGGDEVAVVHGGTGR, encoded by the coding sequence ATGAGTGTGATCGTCCAGAAGTACGGAGGATCCTCGGTCGCCACCGCCGAGCGCATCCGGCGCGTCGCTGAGCGGATCGTCGAGACCAAGAAGCAGGGCCACGATGTGGTCGTCGTGTGCTCCGCCATGGGCGACACCACCGACGAACTCCTCGATCTGGCCCAGCAGGTCGCGCCGGCCGCTCCGGCTCGTGAGATGGACATGCTCCTCACCTCCGGTGAGCGCATCTCCAATGCGTTGGTCGCCATGGCCATTCACTCGCTGGGCGCCGAGGCCCGTTCGTTCACCGGCTCGCAGGCCGGTGTCATCACGACCGGCACGCACGGCAACGCCAAGATCATCGATGTGGCCCCCGGCAGGGTGCAGCAGGCGCTCGGCGAGGGCACGATCGTGCTGGTCGCGGGCTTCCAGGGCGTGTCCCAGGACAGCAAGGACGTGACCACGCTGGGCCGCGGTGGTTCCGATACCACCGCCGTCGCGCTGGCCGCCGCGCTCAATGCCGATGTGTGCGAGATCTACACCGACGTGGACGGCGTCTTCTCCGCCGACCCGCGCATCGTCTCCGACGCCCAGAAGCTGGACACCGTCTCCTACGAGGAAATGCTGGAGATGGCCGCCTGCGGCTCGAAAGTTCTCATGCTGCGTTGCGTCGAGTACGCGCGCCGCTACAACGTGCCCGTCCACGTGCGGTCCTCGTACACCGACAAAACGGGCACCATGATTACCGGATCGATGGAGGACATCCCCTTGGAGCAAGCAATCCTCACGGGCGTCGCGCACGACCGCAGCGAGGCCAAGGTGACCGTGGTCGGCATTCCGGACAAGCCGGGCTACGCCGCCAAGGTGTTCCGCGCGGTCGCCGACGCCGAGATCAATATCGACATGGTGCTGCAGAACATCTCCAAGGTGGAGACCGGCAAGACCGACATCACCTTCACCCTGCCCAAGCTCGAGGGCCCGCGCGCCGTCGAACTGCTCACCAAGCAGCAGGGCGATATCGGCTTCTCCCAGGTCGTGTACGACGACCACATCGGCAAGGTGTCGCTGGTCGGCGCGGGCATGAAGTCGCACCCGGGCGTGACCGCCACCTTCTGCGAGTCGCTCGCCGACGCGGGCATCAATATCGACCTCATCTCCACCTCCGAGATCCGGATCTCGGTGCTGGTCAAGGACACCGACCTGGACGAGGCCGTGAAGGTGCTGCACTCGGCATTCGATCTGGGCGGCGACGAGGTCGCCGTCGTGCACGGCGGAACCGGTCGCTGA